The DNA window TGGGGGAGGATTTGGGGATCATGGCTGAGCTTGTTCTAACTATGAAGGTCGTTGTAACTAAACCTTTTGCCCTTATGATTGGACAAAAATTCCACTATCGGTGTAAGATTTGTTAATTGTTTACAAAGTGTTTTAAATAGTATTATGAATATAGAATTATATTTTTAAAGCatttttgaaaatcattttAATGTTCAATCACTAGTTGAGACTTTGATATTGGTTGTTCgacaaattagggtttttagcATTGTTTGTTTTCTATACTTGTATGCTTATTATATGATGCTGATAAGTGAATGGACTAAAATGTAATGGAAAATTCTATCACTTGGGGGTTAAATAATTACATCTCGTATGCATTGTTATTATGTGTGATAATGGACAAGTTGTGATGTCTCTCTACTGGATCGCATTACTCGGCAATCATAATTGTCAGTTTTAAAGATATTCGTTTATAAATATGATGGAAATGGAAACTCTAATTACTCTTACGAtttattgaattcaaaattGAGTGGTCATCAGTGAGAGGGAAAGAAAGTTGTTCCCCATTAGGGTTCGCATTGTAAGAGTTTCTTCGATCTAAAGATAATGGGTTTAAGTACTGCTTTCTTTTTAAAGATTTGCCTTTGTGAAATCCAAGGTAACCCTAACCTCTTTCTACTAATTAATTGAAAAATACTATAATGCATGCGTTCCCGAGAGCCATATTTTGATTTGACATTCTGCATTCTcaaaaattggtatcagagcccttGCAAAAGTTAGGATTTGAAGAATTATCCAATTAGGATGACATTTATTGAGGAGAGGGAGTGTGAGACCAAAAGGTGAAATGTGGGAGCGTCCATAAAAATCTTCACACTGACATCATAtgcttatttttcccttttgtttatttatacTTTGTGAAAATGAACTTTGCCCGTCTAGCATTCTCTATGCCCAAACACAGCTAGGTTTTATTATACCCTGTTGTGTCTGGGTAGAGTTCCCTTTCCCCTTATACTTAATTTTAATCGaaccccccccacacacacacacacaattgaATTGCTTTAAAAGTTCAGGCTGATGGGATTGCTACAAATTTTGATGAAATCGGCAAACACACAAGTGCAACCTTTTGATAGGCAAccagatcctctcaagtgcgtCAGCGCCTAGTGCGCATTCGACAGTAAGGGGTGCATGCTCAGGTGCTACCAGCCATCTGATGGGTGACACTGGAGAGGATCTAGGTCTAGACTATTGAGACTTCGTTCTCCACTAATCAAAATTTGCTTGATCCGCTTTTGTAATAGTTTGGaaaaacttttttatttttagttagtTGTGATTTTTCCACCACAAAAGTATCTATATAAACatggaaaatcaaaagaaagccTTGATGTAATCAGGTTTTACGATGCCTTAAAAGAATCAGAACTCTAACTTGGGGGGATTAGGCTGGACAGTAATAGATTTCTTAGAGTTGGGATAGACATTTAGGAAGCAAAAGATGTTTCATTGCAACAAAGTGACACAATATGGGGGTCTTGATTGTTGTTGAGCTGAAATAGATTGAGGCTTCAAATTCATCAAAGAAGACCTCCAAGGTCTGGTAAATGAACAAGAACTTGTCAAAACGGATATTTGATTATATTAACTAAAATTATGGGACATTATCAAGTGATAAGCTAAcatcaaacaacaacaaaaaataaaaaataaaaaataaataaaaaaacacaaaacactcagccttatcccaacttaatggggttggatacatggatccatacaaaaaaaagaaaatgaggggTGGGAGGGAGAAGGAAAAGATGATAAGATGAGAGACGAGAGGAAAGAGGCATAGTCCAACAATTCAGGATAAGCTAATGTCAAAATCCCAAACTAAACTAACCTTCAATAGTTTCCACCATGAACTGTGTAGCACTATCATGGATGGTACAGGAAAGTGCATCAAATCTTGAATAAGTTCTATTTTTGAACTTTGATGTTTGAAGTATTTGTACAAAAAATTGATATAAGATCATGTGCGAGTAGCTAATATCAGAATTTACAAACTGCAAGTAAGCTAACAATACATTATATtccacatgagagagagagagagagagagagagataacccATGTGGTTTGTCATGATAATATAATTGTGCTTTCTAGGTagtatggttcatatttttCCTCCAAGCAAAGTGACTAAGAAATCCTTGTAGTCTCCTGATGTATCACCAATGACTGCATTGTCAAGGCTACTTTTGTATATGTTGAAGTACTCTGCTCTGATCTTCATCATATCTACTTCAGCTCGAGTTACAATGGCTCTAGTTAACGAATCCTCGTCTGTTCCCAGTCCAACAACTGATTTTCTCACAACCTAATGATAATTGGCAACAGAGAAAAGGTATCTGTTTTGAGAATCTTAATCTGAATAAATCATTGACAAAAATCCACAATTCTTGGGATGTGAAGGAAactaattttcctatttttaccTCGACAAAGTGTTTCTCAGGGGTATCTATGCACAAAATTGCCAATCTTAAGATGTATTCCGAATTTCCAGTGCCACTGCTCTCTATGTCCTATTAATGAATGGATTCTTAAAGTTGTTATTCAAAATGTTAATGGCCAGAGCAAATAAGTGGTTGTTGATCCTGAAGGGCACACCTGATAAATGGAATTCCCATAGTTTTGTCTGTAACACTCAAATGTTGCTTTGAGTTGATGCTTATTCCTGGTACTGAGTATCAATACCACTTCATCATGATacaacttcttcttctcaatAGCTTCCTGAAGCACAGTAGCCTCTGAATGGGCAAGATTTGCATCCACCACTTCTCTGTTATATCTGTAGGAACTCACTAAGCACAAAAGAAGCTGTATTGCCCATATGAAACGACTCATAGTTAGACTCACTAAGCTCAGGCATTGTACCAGCAAACAGATTGATCAGATGACACTAAATTTATCGCAATGGGCCAGTGGAAGTGATCAAAATTTGCTAGTGGAGATCAGTGGTTTTGATGCACTTTATAATACTGTGCTTCCAGTCGATCCAGTCAATTGCATTTGTCGAAATGGAAACCAAGTTAATCCAAACAATAGAATTCTATAGAAATTGGCTGGGTCTAGTGGGGTCATAGTAGTTTTGTGTTTCTGATGAATTTGGTTTACCTTTCTTAGAGGCAAGGACACATTGGAtgtgatatcttcttcaagggaGCAATTGTAGAGGGAACAGTATGCTTGCCTCACAGCGATCAAATGTTCTGGAGTTGATGCACAGGCAATCTCTATGATCACTTGGAGATGATCAacacccttcttctttctcaagCTTTTATTGGCCAATTTCGCATCCCTTTCGGAAGGATCCATCGTCCACATAATTACTGCCTTCTGTTTTTATCACAATGTCTCTGTTAAATTCAGCCACAGACTACTAATATTTGCGAGTTTGGTTTATAAACAAGTGACATATATCCTCTAATTTTATAATTGAATATTTTGCTGACCTTTAGCCAAAACAAAAGTGATAAATATCAAGAGGGACTCCAACAGATTCTCAAGCAAATCAACCAGAAAGGAGGTTTGAATCATACTATACCTTGAAGGAACCATATATTACTTTTCATGGAGGACCAATAAGACCCTTTATACATTCTACAGCTACAGAAGAATCCAGACTTATTTTATATATCATGTTGATTAGTTAAATATAATTCAATATTTATAATAGATTACCACATTGATGTGGTTAAGGGAGCTTATTTTAGTTCACGCAGCATTTGATGATgtcttagaagaagaagatgatgtgcAGGTTCTAACATTTCATTGACCCATTTGGTTTATCAGCAATTTGCCTATTGAAGAAACAAAGCAGAAAAAGAGACATCCATATTCATTTCATGAGTAAAAACTGCAAACCAATTATACTCAAAAGAAATCTCTGCTTTTTGGTTTTCACTTGGAAACTGATGCCAcaagaaatctctctctctctctctctctctctctctctctctctctctctctctctctctctctctctctctctatatatatatatatatatatatatgtgtgtgtgtgtgtgtgtgtgtgtgtgtgtgtgtggtgtgctatgtttacAAAAACTGAAAAGTTAATTGTAGTATTCATTTCACTGAGTAAAAATTTGCAAACCAATTTAAAGAAGTCTCTGCTTTTGGTTTTCACTTGGAACTAGATgccacactctctctctctctctctctctctctctctctctctctctctctctctctctctctctcatgtgtaTGGGTTTATGTTTTCAAAAACTGAAAAGTTGATTGTGAGATTTGGAGAAAAACAAACCTTGAAATCAGAAAAAACCAAGTAATCATGAGGAAGCTTGGATTTGAGAGTATCAGTGAGGGGCTTGTTGTAAAGATGTTGATATATCTCTCTGATCTTCTTGCGCTGGCTGGAATTTCTGCAACCCAAAATCCTTATGATCTCCTTCGTATCTGTTCTCCATCCTACATTCATGATTCATGGTACATACAACAAACAGTTCATCTTCACCCATTCTCACCTTCTATCACCATTAACAGAAATATGAATGGAACCCAGAAGAAGGAAATGAAAGACAGTTTTAGAAGTAGAGAGAATTGAAAAAGAAACCTCTGAAAGCTTCTTCGATTTTCTTACAATCATTGCCTGGACTAGGAACTATTTTCGGTACTCTGATTGTGcccattttttctccttcttccatGTTTCAGACCTTGTctgaaaaaacagagagagaaagaaggagaggcaAAGGAAGTAGATtcaattgaattcaattaaatcgaggaaaatagaaaagatcTAAATGATACAAAAAATTTATCTTACACATACAAGCTTAGTTTTGTGGTCATTGTCAAAATaatgacttgaaaaaaaatgtcTAGTTATCTAGTTAGACAGGCTTTGAAAGTACAAGTCGTAAACTCCCATTAAatacaccttgggccactccaCACGggagtgtttagtgttcttcactgctttcagtgaaagttgaatgttctcattcaaccccagtatgacccgatccatgcaaTTGTGGGGTCAGAGTATGGGCCTGCGGGATTAATCATGCCTTCGGCCTGAATATTCgccgttagcaaaaaaaaaaaaaaaaaaaaggttttgaaaGGATAAAATAGCTTCATAATGCCTTGatgatcagatttttttttctttttttttttttttttttgcaaattaaTCCATTAATCCAACAATCTCTACACTCCCATTGGATAGCAAAGCACCATATCCAGCGTGAGATGAACCTTTGCCATGCCCAGTACCTCCTTAATATAAAACATAAGTAAACAGCCTCTATATGCATACCTTAGTATttatcaatagaagaaaaagactaCAAaggggaaaatgaattttttttaattcttgaaTTGGAACATTTTATTTGATTAGAAAGCTAAAGAGATGGCCATTGTTTGCTTGTAGTTGTAGGTTCTCTGATTATTATTTGGCAATCCTATGCATTTCATGTGACCTGATAAACAATACCTAGAATTGTCTACCATCTGAAAGACTTCATAAGAGTAGAGATTGAAACCAAGGATTAAGGATGTTTGGTACGCATTCTTAAATAGTTGGTCTAGAAtacattttgaaatttaaatcttttctattttgttcgTTTCAGAATACATTCTAGACCAATCTTATGAGATACATACGAAATACAACATTAAATTACGAACGTAACTCTTAATTGGCTTTGAACCTATTTTGTATGATGATTCCACTTCTCCTTAGTCTTACCACGTTATGTCtaccaccaaaaaataaaatcgaacTATAAAAAGCAGAGATGCACCTTTTCACTTCCATGGTCTCCTACTAAGGCTGAAATCTCTCAAGCTTTTTTCCCATCTAACAACTACCAATATTAAATATTCACTCTATATTATTGGTCTTGTGTTCATTCCATCACATCATATTACCAAACAATCAATGAAACTCGTGATAAATGTGTAacaatcaaatttaaaattaaaactcctttttctcttttggatgGAGAGATGTTTCTCAAGAAACCCTTTTGATCTATAAGAAAAAGAATCCCCAATTGTTCATATTTCAGCTAGTATCTTCTCGCATTCCATGCCATGACACTAAGGCCTCTCCCCACATTAAATGCCTTTTAATACGAACTGTTTAGGCGAAGAATTCACACTCTGGGCATCATGGAAAATTTATCTTCTTTCCCTCTAACAACTACCAATATTAAATATTCACTTTACGTTATTAGTCTTGATTTCATTCCATCACATCATCTTACCAAAGCTATCAATGAACCTCGTGATAAAAAGTGTAACCATCAAAGCTAAAATTAAGCACTTTTATATTTTGTATAAATAgatttctcaagaacaccccccccccaaacattTTTAAGAAAAAGGATCCCAAGTGTACATATTTCATCACGTGTCCTCTCACATTTTATGCTGTGATCCTCAAATCTTCTCCACATTAAATGACCTCAGTATACGAACTGTACATTTCATACCATGGTCCCCAAACCTTCTATCCATATTAAATGCCCTTTGAATATGAATCATTTTCGATAAGAGATTACACccaggcatggttttaagtatctccgataccgatacgataccctccgatacgtatcttaaatttagccgaccgatacgatacacatcgatacgatacatgaaatttttaaaatcctttcgtattgatatatatcttacaatacataccgatatgcattaatacaccaccaatacacatcgatacgatacgatatgcctcgatacgactatgaaaattataaaattgaggtaaaatgtacgtttcggtatgtattggtacgtatcggtgagtatcgatatgtatcgatcggtacatatcggtatatattggcacgtatcggtgagtatcgatatatatcggtatgtatcggtgagtatcaatacgtatcggtatgtatcgattggtacgtatcggtcaTATAATTGCCAAgatggtaatttttcagaaaacacgattttttgaagggtttttgttccaaagttgctgtcagccatatttctctttaactaaagtggaaatcaaagttgggaatacggattttacatttatgggacaactacgaaccttgaattcttagtacaataccctcaatttagtatttatgcataatacatgttatcaatagttttttttaataaactctttatgcaaaagtgtttaaaaaaatgtttcctatccatttatgtgtgtatctttagcgtatcttagtgtatcttcgatacgatacgatactctccgatacgtatcttaattttaaccgatcgatacggcgatcgataccgatactttaatccttgcaccCAGGGCATCGTGGGAAACCTCTCTCTTTCCCCCTAACAACTACCAATATTAAAATTCGCTCTATGTCATCAGTCTTGCATCTTCACCCTATCACGTCATCTTACCAAAAATAGCAATGAACCTCGTGATTAACATGTAATGATCAAAGTTAGATTTATCTACCTTTCCTTTTGACTTAGTTTATTCCTATATGAAACTTGTGTTTTGAATGAATAGACATGTCAAaggaaaccctttttttttttaaggatgacGAATCCCAAAGTGTGCATATGAACTCTGTTGgtatatgatgtcttgtattccatcgtaatttaatccagggagtactgatgcagcacctagacagacaggacgacggtcccgctagccgattagtgggccgtgggggttgcaaggggggcaggaggccccctgcatagcggcCCGTCGCagttttatttgagggcaattgtgtactttccggattagggttttttcgctatatatttgtaacgagagtttctttctctgtaatgcaagcaatattgataggtgtgaggacgagcgttgtaaacctattctccattgatagtaaagcaggatctcatctcaccggggacataggcaaccttaccgaacctcgtaaaatctgtgtgcattgtttgttttgttttccattattttctgcatcgttttaggtttGCGTTTCTACAAACTCCTCTCACATTCCATGCAATGGTCTCCAAACTCTCTCTTCACATTAAATGCCCTTTCTATACAAACTGCAAAAAAGAATATGGTTTAATTGTAATGAAACATAATTGAGTCCTCTAATGGAAATTAAAGCACCCAAATATTTTCCATTGGATaattctatgtttttttttttttttNNNNNNNNNNNNNNNNNNNNNNNNNNNNNNNNNNNNNNNNNNNNNNNNNNNNNNNNNNNNNNNNNNNNNNNNNNNNNNNNNNNNNNNNNNNNNNNNNNNNNNNNNNNNNNNNNNNNNNNNNNNNNNNNNNNNNNNNNNNNNNNNNNNNNNNNNNNNNNNNNNNNNNNNNNNNNNNNNNNNNNNNNNNNNNNNNNNNNNNNNNNNNNNNNNNNNNNNNNNNNNNNNNNNNNNNNNNNNNNNNNNNNNNNNNNNNNNNNNNNNNNNNNNNNNNNNNNNNNNNNNNNNNNNNNNNNNNNNNNNNNNNNNNNNNNNNNNNNNNNNNNNNNNNNNNNNNNNNNNNNNNNNNNNNNNNNNNNNNNNNNNNNNNNNNNNNNNNNNNNNNNNNNNNNNNNNNNNNNNNNNNNNNNNNNNNNNNNNNNNNNNNNNNNNNNNNNNNNNNNNNNNNNNNNNNNNNNNNNNNNNNNNNNNNNNNNNNNNNNNNNNNNNNNNTGATAGACTCAAATTACGCTtgtaaaaatgtttagattaaATTCTGAAGCATTAAGAGTAGTTCACAaaatttctatctattttctttaattttagaCAATCCATGACCAAGATGCATCACTTAAAGACTAACAGAGCCGTACTTGATCAAGTAGCATTTGACTTCTTGAAGCTCCTGATATGCCATATCTTTTAGTTGAACCATTCGATGTAATTGTCTTCATAGGATCCATCCCTACAGAAGTAGTCTTCAAGCAACAAGGGACAAAGAGGAAACAGAGATCCTGGGTCAGCCCAAGTTTCCTGAGAATTGTCTTGGACACAAGAATTCCATGCCACATATGTTTCTGTCCAGAAATCCCCATTCATGCTAGTTGTAAACATAGAATCAGTGCTTGAGGAGGAGAAATCACTCAAAGATGGTACTGGAGACAAAGGTGAGCTTTCCATAGTTTGGAGTGATAGAGCACTGGGGAGCTCTAATTCTTGTTTACTGTTAACTTTGCATTCAGAACCTCTTTCGGAGGTGTCTG is part of the Macadamia integrifolia cultivar HAES 741 chromosome 9, SCU_Mint_v3, whole genome shotgun sequence genome and encodes:
- the LOC122090049 gene encoding annexin D3-like, with amino-acid sequence MEEGEKMGTIRVPKIVPSPGNDCKKIEEAFRGWRTDTKEIIRILGCRNSSQRKKIREIYQHLYNKPLTDTLKSKLPHDYLVFSDFKKAVIMWTMDPSERDAKLANKSLRKKKGVDHLQVIIEIACASTPEHLIAVRQAYCSLYNCSLEEDITSNVSLPLRKLLLCLVSSYRYNREVVDANLAHSEATVLQEAIEKKKLYHDEVVLILSTRNKHQLKATFECYRQNYGNSIYQDIESSGTGNSEYILRLAILCIDTPEKHFVEVVRKSVVGLGTDEDSLTRAIVTRAEVDMMKIRAEYFNIYKSSLDNAVIGDTSGDYKDFLVTLLGGKI
- the LOC122089766 gene encoding transcription factor MYB15-like; the encoded protein is MVSKWAAIAAKLPGRTDNDIKNHWHTNLRKRLKQKLISSESKPDTSERGSECKVNSKQELELPSALSLQTMESSPLSPVPSLSDFSSSSTDSMFTTSMNGDFWTETYVAWNSCVQDNSQETWADPGSLFPLCPLLLEDYFCRDGSYEDNYIEWFN